The window ACCTGGTGACCCCTCCTCATCATCAGGCCTCTCCATGACTATAACCCCACCTGGTGACCCCTCATCATCAGGCCTCTCCATGACTATAACCCCACCTGGTGACCCCTCATCATCAGGCCTCTCCACCTCTATAACCCCACCTGGTGGGGAATCCCAACACCTAAAGATGGATGGGCTGCAACAGTCTTCTaaagaaaacatgtttttcagaGTTTGTCAAAGTAAAGTAATAAACATTGTTAGTGGTTTATTCTCAAAACAAATACAATTAGTGTTGGTTGATCATTCACTCAAGACAACTGGGCAAAGATACATCAAAATGTATTCTGTTTTAAAGTACAAAATACCCTCCAACAAATTATCAACATGATCAAAGTACTGATGGGAAACTGAGGCTTTCTGAAGGCTGTGGAGCTTTACATCACGCTTCCCTTTTTTGCCTTCAAGTTgactatttaaaaaaaagaaaaataatctatggcattatttaggatgcGTAAGATATaagcttatactatactaaataaaacaaattatgcATTAAGTGTGGTTTCACATGAAAACAAAATCTAAAAGATTTTGCCTTTGACAGGGTTGGACCTCATACCCTTATGTACCTGAATGTTCCATAGTTCCCTATTCTACCTGCTAAGCTACCAGTCAGGCAAAACTACATGTAGAAAATCCTAACTATATGTGTAAGTATGGTGTCCAATAGAGGTTGGTGTTTGAAAGTAGCTTAGAATCGGAGAAAGCACCAGAACCATGGTgaaatcagtgggatctcgcattttgcaacacTGTGTGAAAAGCATGTGATCAAACGAAGCTTCAGACGTCATTGATGACAtccttctgataaagtgatacacgtATCCGCACACTGCATCGAAGTTAGCTGCTTAGCGATTACGAGACATGTGTCAGAGCTCCAGTAGCAAACGTAACATCACTAATTTCCAGTGTGTGAGTGACTCCAATTTTTGGCCAGTACATGCTCTGATTGTATGTTTAGTGTACAGACACCTGGGACAGGCCCGACGCAGCTGCGAGAGGCTATACCCAACGCTACAACCCAGCAGGCTCGTCGCCGACAGAGAAACAGCCCAGCAAGCAGCAACCGAAAACCGAGCCAGGCTGCCAAGATCTCAACTCATTCAACGCTTTCTATAGCACTACTAAAGGAAAGTGCTTATACCTCAACAAGCTCTGTCTCGCTGCAGAATTAGACGGTCGTCCAGGTTCTGCAAACGTTACATTTTGGAAGTTGCCCCAAACGTCAAATGTCAAAGTGTTTTTGTTGCTTCTGCTGTTCTGTATCGTTccatttctccaaacgtcaaatttcaaagttaagggttaagtttagacaCTTATTCTTAATGGTTaaggcagtggttcccaaactagtGGTTGAGACCCTATGTGTGGTCGCGTGAAATGAAAATGGGGTCGCGGGAGAATTTAAAAAATCCTGGTATATTAAATCATCTTTGtctctcaaaatcattgtaatgtggttaaccttaacaaatctaaatgaaaattaattaaatCTAAAAGTTCTAGTTCAACCAGAGAGCACCCTCAGATCGTAGGAAAAGGCAGCACTTGACCGTTGCATTTGAATCATTCCCACTGTGAATGGCTATGCCCACTATgttatgaaaccacacactattgcagagactttgatattactggccgcaattgatatggtgaaaacaatgtgtggggacctggggaggcacagaaactcacatcaatacctttgtcagataacactgtgaAACTAAGAATTTATGCTATAactagcaatcaagaggaaactgacTGAACTACTCAACAATTTAAAATGTTTATTTAACCGTTATTTAGCTAGGGACTCCCaatcagggggtctgtagtgacacctcaagcactgagatgcagtgccttagaccgctgcgccaatcGGGAGCTCCGCCTTAAGCTCTCCAAATAGATGTTAGCTGTGAGGGGCGAGATGTATTGACTTCTGTTCGCTACATGTCAGGGGCTGCTATTCATGAGGACATaattgttctgtctcacgatttccaagcatgaaacggcacaggggatgttcagtgtgctgcgtggctatattaacaaaaaacagattccatgggatcgaatggtgggcttttgcacagatggggctccatctatcacgggacggcgggcaggcctctgcactctagttatgaatgtgtctccctctgccatatggaccaTTGTATGATACACCCACTAAGCTATAATGGATACACCGAGAGCAACTggtggcaaaagagctgatcgtaGAACTCAGAGATATGCAGAAGGTAACTTTGATTGTAAACTACATCGGTCACGCCTGTTCGCAAAACTttgtggagatatgggatcagagcatgacaatgttctattcACACCAGGCTTGGTGGTTATCAAGGGGTAGTGTTGGAACAATTTTTCAAATTGAGACAGGAACTGTTATTCGCAATGGATataaaaaacagactttgttgactttctaatgaaaataaaatgtgtctCCTTGCCGAAGGTAACAGACATATTTGGAAAACTGAACGAACTAAACGCAGGCATGCAGGGGAAATAAAAAAATCTACAGATGAGTGACCGAATCAGCGAAATCCGTTTGACTGTAATCCTGGCTCAGTTGACGTGCCAGTAAGTGAAATTGAACAGCTGATGGAGCTGTCATGTGTTTGAATGCTACAGACAACTCATTCACGAGTCACTatggaggagttttggttcctgactcaaagggaatactGTGCCGTCTCCCTCCGAACATTACAACTCATGCTACGCtgattcagtgctctcgtctgtattaaaaacaaatatcGATCCAGGAGCGATGAGGTGTGCACTGTTgaccacgccccctgactttgagaagctccagcgcgtcatgcatcaagcacacccatgtcattagtggtggtgagatgaGATACATTGTCAGACCaatttgcaattgactgccatagctCCAATTAAAAAAGTAAACACTGACAGTTAATTACGTAAATGTTTCAAATGTTTCACATGGTTGGGGTTgcgagaattttcagatatcaaaattgGGTCGTGGGCCCAATAAGTTTGGATGCCCTGGGTTAAGGTACGTTTTGGGATTAGGATTAAACATTACCTTTAGGCActcattccaaatggttaaggtaagggttacattttgggACATGGTTAAAACCAAACAATTTAAAACAAGggattgaacacgcaaccttctgcAAAACTAAAGCCCAATTGATGGTAATAGTGCTCACTGTTGTCCCTAGTGGACAGTTTTGAAAGCATTTTCTGACGTCCTCGGGACATGGTTTGATGTCCAATTTTGACATCAATCTGGCTGTATTCCTAAAGTGAGAGTCTAAATCCAATTGTTCAGTGTACGTTCTAATTGCCTGTTTTGTGTCCCCCGAGACCACAGCCACGGGGGACACAAGTCGACAACGCTCAGACGCTACTGCTCGGGAAGAAGAGCTGAACCCTCCTTTAAATATTTAGCAGTACTGTAAGTATAGTACAAAACTGTCTTTCAAAGATTCCCTTAGCATATCCAATGCACAGTTAAAAGGGTGAGAGAGCATTTATAGTGCAGGCTGAAATTGTTGAATTTATTGCCAGACAGCAGAATGTGTATTAAATATTTAAGTCCATATTAGTCCCTTTTTAGGAATGGGCATaatgtcatcatcatcatttcTTTATCATTATGCCCACATCATAATGCCTTTTATATAATACCTATATTTACTAATTAAATGTATGCATTGTTATTATCATAACAATAAACTTATTACGGAAGGCTTTGTATAAAATAAATTACATAATGTCTTTACAAAAGTCATACTTCATTTTATATGTCCATTTTGAAAGACAAAACACCCATGTATTGTTTCAGGCTTGTGTCTTGTAATAGTAACTTTATAGATGTCCTTACCTTTGCCTGTTGAGTTGGTATCTAGAATCATATGTCTACAAGTGGAGATGCAGTTGACGCTTTATAGCGATGTGGGGCCTAGTTGTACTTCATGATGTGATTGGTCACCTTTAGCTTGAAGGTTTTTCTTTTGTAGTCAGTCAGGTGATTTCTTGTAAATCATGAAGGTTGTTCCAGTCTGTCTAGTTCAGGTGCAGGAACAGTTGCCCCTCCCTCGCATGCCTCCTGCCTCACCTGGGACAAATTTAGAGAGTCCTGTTTTTCTACGGTCAAAAGACTACAACAGCTACAAGGCTGTTGGCAACCGTGAATGCAGTTGTTTAACATAGCAGTCTACCTATTTCCTGTAGTCTCAAAATGATTAAACATTTTGTTTAATCTAATAAAGTTTACTTTCAATGTATTCTTCAAATGGAGAACATGTATTAAATCATATCACAATATCGTTATTCAAATAAGTTGACtcacccacatacagtggggtcggaattattggatcccttgataaagatgagcaaaaaatattataaaataaatcatacaaatattgtatgcaaaacaatacataattatatatatataaatatactaattcaattgctcagagaaagagattttgtatAACAAGTAATAAAAAAAGCAATATCAAAAAGATAGGTGTCAAAATTATTGGATGCCCTGTTTTCAATACCCTATCACCTTCCCCTTGCAAGCATAACGACGCTGAGCCTTTTTTCAACCACAACAAaatatgagattggagaacatattaggagggatcttagaccattcctccatacagaatatttccttatccttgatatccttcatctgcgtttatggactgccctcttcaattcaaaccacaaaCCCCACCATCGAAAGCTGAGACTCACAtgaacacatacatgtcagttgttttgctctgCGATGAACACAAGcctcacaggactcgtctgaaccaggtaccagtttaaaaaatataATTGAATTACTTTAATgacaaaaaaggggttaaatatgggtaaaataaatatataataatttcctgagctttcttatatctcagatataggacagacaattTAAAACATATTTCCTTTTTTAATAAATGTCTAACTATCTGGTTTGTTATTcagtgtgtttctatgggctaatagcagtaaggctaaattcattttttttatatacctacaggggtcttaaaattcaaaatcaaatagataaatgatccttggtatgaccatcttaaaacaatcaTCCAAGGATACCTTGACTTGCATTACACACCCTCACTGAATAAAAAATGTCCATGAAATCATGTAAACGCACCCTTCTACAAGCATGAAAGAAGTTATGGACGAACCAGAAATGTGACTTATCTGTTAGACAGTTCACACAGTCATCATCCAGGATGACTGTCTTGTCATCTTTTTGGCaaaccacattggaacattctaATCTTTAAGTACATGAACTGACAGAACAGGTTTAAGCGAAGTACAGTGCCATTGTTGTCAGGAAGCTGTCTCCATGGTGATAGGAGGGAAAGGAGGCAGACTAGGGACAAGGGAAGGGCAGCCACCTGAGGTCAAtaactgccctacaaaggcaaagagcagtaACTATGCAAACAGCGAAACTGAGAAAAATAGCTTCATAGGGCTGTTGCTAcatcatttattttaatttttatgaatGATACATACCTATTTATTctagaagaatataacttataaataccTCATGAGCTTAGATCAGAACTCAACATAtaaaagcttgttttactccaatgtttttaaacaatgtaaatgtaaacaaacactgtatagcctcaaaacatggttaaaactataatgttgatatcatggatggtcagtccttgtatccatggctttgtctatgaatttgagagtggctacatttctccaggcccatccctcaacTTTGGCCCTTTTAAAGTGTTTTGGCTGTCCAGAAAAATATATTGTAGGTAGATAAGAGATAATGCACCGAGGGACTATTATCTTATTATGAAGTAATTTTGTATGCATATCAACCATGAACACATGACCCCTAAAATGttgatactgcactctgcctttgtatgaccttaaacaaCTATATGGGTAATGCAAACGCAAAGTGCATTATCTAAAATCTAAatgtgttaaagggatagttcacccaaattacaaaattacatattggtttccttaccctgtaagcagtctatggacatagtattattattattattattttttaatgacaGCAATCAATGTTTGGTTTTGTTTCCTGGCAACAGGGCCGGCGTTATGGGCGGGCCTTAGAAGGCCTGGCCCGCCCTACCGTACgtccttgcccgtccaaataaaatattaaaatattgatcatttatttgacccAGTTGCGTGCCGACAGAAAGAAGCATCCATTTCAGATAAAGCGTCCaagcgagcaaaacagcgcccctctgtctcagtatgtgtagaccgtgtatctgatgctgtctggaccaaaagagtatggcatgtcataccaTTTCTGGCCAGACAACATTAGAGACATGGGCTACACACTGTGtagtaagacagaggggcgctgtttcgctcgctcggatgctttctcccgTGAGATAGCTTCAgcggagaggaagaggcgaagcgagagggctcactctcgccaaaatctgtccagagTTAACCCAATGTGTTTCTATGAgcataatatgcagacctaagcttgtagcctgccttcctgcctttgggacaactatcccattgttagggcagagacATGAGCCTcatgtcattatatacagatctctggtttcagcctcttgcgaattggaaGGGAAAGTTGCCGGGTGCACACTGTACCAAAATTATACAATTACGCCAgcctaaataaaatcattcaaaatacttcaccagagagcAAGACTTCGCcaccatttttttgttgttgctgtggATTGATACAAATCACAAGTGCCTAGGCCAAGGCCTATTTGGGAAGCGTGCGTGGCAATAGGACTAGCtgattgagttgcggctgtcagtgaaaagcataaaaaatatgtgtgaagataatgagTCTTGAGTATAATTGAAAATGTTGCAACAAGAAGaaagggaggggtgtgtggcggATATATggcatgtctctctccagaatgcatgcacttcagcagctctccagaatgcactcagctgtctcccgccaattcgtgagcattcattgtttaattgtgtgaattgtttgcctttGTTTATTTTGGATCAATTTCCctttacatacagtggcttgcgaaagtattcaccccccttggcatttttccaattttttttgccttacaacctggaaataaaatggatttttggggggtttgtatcatttgatttacacaacatgcctacaactttgaatatgccaaatattttctattgtgcaacaaacaagaaataagacaaaaaaaactgaaacttgagcgtgcataactattcattgAGGTGATGTTGAAgtagtcaggtgcaggagggtaaatcacagaataacaagcTTTATTCTGTGAATACAGAGTTACGCGGTAATGCGTTAAAAACACTCCAGTGGggaaaacaggcacactggaaactACAAGGCACCCGGGGAAATAcagcgagggaaaaaagtatttgatcccctgcggattttgtacgtttgcccactgacaaagaaatgatcagtctatagttttaatggtaggtttatttgaacagtgagagagagaaatgtaagtcgctctggataagagcgtctgctaaatgactaaataaaaaaatttatacaacaaaaaaatccagaaaaacgcatgtcaaaaatgttataaattgatttgcattttaatgagggaaataaatatttgaacccctctcaatcagatttctggctcccaggtgtcttttatacaggtaacgagctgagattaggagcacactcttaaaaggagtgctcctaatcacagtttgttacctgtataaaagaaacctgtccacagaagcaatcaatcaattagattccaaactctccaccatggccaagaccaaagagctctccaaggatgtcagggacaagattgtagacctacacaaggctggaatgggctacaagaccatcgccaagcagcttggtgagaaggtgacaacagttggtgtgattattcgcaaatggaataaacacaaaataactgtcaatctccctcggcctggggctccatgcaagatctcacctaatggagatgcaatgatcatgataatggtgaggaatcagctgggaccatagtaaccaaggaaaaaacaattggtaacactacgccgtgaaggactgaaatcctgcagcgcccgcaaggtccccctgctcaagaaagcacatatacatgcccgtctgaagtttgccaatgaacatctgaataattcagaggagaactgggtgaaagtgttgtggtcagatgagaccaaaatcgagctcttcggcatcaactcaactcgccggaatgctgcctatgaccccaagaacaccatcccaaccgtcaaagatgggaggtggaaacattatgctttgggggtgtttttctgctaaggggacaggacaacttcaccgcatcaaacggacgatggacggggccatgtaccgtcaaatcttgggtgagaacctccttccctcagccagggcattgaaaatgggttgtggatgggtattccagcatgacaatgaaccaaaacccacggccaaggcaacaaaggagtggctcaagaagaagcacattaaggtccaggagtggcctagccagtctccagaccttaatcccatagaaaatctgtggagggagctgaaggtttgagtagccaaacgtcagcctcgaaaccttaatgacttggagaagatctgcaaagaggagtgggacaaaatccctcctgagatgtgtgcaaacctggtggccaactacaagaaacgtctgacctctgattgccaacaagggttttgccaccaagtactaagtcatgttttgcagaggggtcaaatacttatttccctcattaaaatgcaaatcaatttataacatttttgacatgcgtttttctggatttttttgtttctcaatgttcaaataaacctaccattaaaattatagactgatcatttctttgtcagtgggcaaacgtacaacatcagcagaatgatcaaatacttttttccctcactgtatatgggtaAAATTTGCTATCTAACCAACAACAGTAacgatgtacagtaccagtcaaacgtttggacacctactcattcaagggtttatcttattttttacattgtagaataatagtgaagacatcaaaactattaaataacacatatggaatcatctagtaaccaaaacagtgttaaacaaataaaaacatatatatacatattttatatttgagattcttcaaatagccaccctttgccttgatgacagctttgcacactcttggcggaATTGGTATCAAAcccatggtttctatgtgtttgatgccattctatttgctctgttccagccattattactaGCCGTccacccctcagcagcctccactgatgtatatACTTTTACATGAATCATACATGAATCTCAGACACACCATGCCTAAGGCTGTCTTTCTGATATCTGAGGTCATTGCCACCTGTCCTACTGTAGTCAATGATTAGTCCCAGTTAGTTTAATAACAAAATCATAGACACTGTTTTCATAACTGATGGTTATTTATGATCCAACCCTTCATTCTGGTGTTGTCACTGCAAAGAGGTTAAAAATATGAGTTAAAATGGAAACAGTAACATTCACACTCTATCCATAAGTGGCAGCGAAGTGTCTTGTCCTTCTAGATTCCATGTCAATATTAGATCAAGTATAAAACAGAGAAGTGTCTTGTCCTTCTAGATTCCATGTTAATATTAGATAAAGTATAAAACAGAGAGGGGTCTTGTCCTTCTAGATTCCATGTTAATATTAGATAAAGTATAAAACAGAGAAGTGTCTTGTCCTTCTAGATTCCATGTTAATATTAGATCAAGTATAAAACAGAGAAGTGTCTTGTCCTTCTAGATTCCATGTTAATATTAGATAAAGTATAAAACAGAGGTGTCTTGTCCTTCTAGATTCCATGTTAGATAAAACAGAGTACAGAACAATAATGTACTAGAAAGGAAGTGTCTTTAATCTAGGATAAATGATTTATTAAAATAGCAGGACGTAGACATTGTTTACGTTCAGTATGATAAAAGCACAAGAagcaaacatacagtatatctgaAACATATACAGTCATTTCAAATGTATTTAGTACTGTAAAACTTAACAGTAATTGATTGACAGCGGCTATTGAATGATATACCCCTATTATACAACTCATTGTTTGACATATTAATAAATGATTGTGTGTCAGCTTGTGTAGAGGACATGTGTCGGTCATGATTGGTTGCTCATGGTCAcgtgatgaggtagccccgcctgcaacttcaaaatcagtgtctcGGCCCAAAAGTGAATTTCCTCTAACTAAGAGGTTGTTTTCTCCCGTTGGAGACTCAGGTtcagatcagtgtgtgtgtgtgtgtgtgtgtgtgtgtgcgcacgtctgAATGTGTGTTTGTCTCCTACCTGTAGTTCAGAGTACCATTCTACCAAATCACGCCAGTCTTCAGACCATCATTAACATAAAGTAGATTAATCAGCAGTGCAGAGAAATTACCTATGAGAAGCCTCTTTCTCACAGATCCATTGTTGTGGAAATGAACACTTATAATCCCTCCATACTCTTTGGCCTGGTGACATGTAATAGATTTCCCCACAGTTCTCCACTCTACCACCATCAGGCTCTCCACTCCCCCAATACCTGCAGTAGAAACAACAGAGTTAGACTGGCCACTCTCTCAGAACCTAGAGTATGAACAACACAGAGAGTCAGTCCTACTCCTTAcactgtggtcagtgttattacagcagtagtctcttaccttggggtggtcagtgttattagagcagtagtctcttaccttggggtggtcagtgttattatagagcagtagtctcttaccttggggtggtcagtgttattatagagcagtagtctcttaccttggggtgatcagtgttattagagcagtagtctcttaccttggggtggtcagtgttattagagcagtagtctcttaccttggggtggtcagtgttattatagagcagtagtctcttaccttggggtggtcagtgtaatatagagcagtagtctcttaccttggggtggtcagtgttatatagagcagtagtctcttaccttggggtggtcagtgttattatagagcagtagtctcttaccttggggtgatcagtgtaattagagcagtagtctcttaccttggggtggtcagtgttattatagcagtagtctcttaccttggggtggtcagtgttattagagcagtagtctcttaccttggggtggtcagtgttattagagcagtagtctcttaccttggggtggtcagtgttattatagagcagtagtctcttaccttggggtgatcagtgttattagagcagtagtctcttaccttggggtggtcagtgttattagagcagtagtctcttaccttggggtggtcagtgttattatagagcagtagtctcttaccttggggtggtcagtgttattatagagcagtagtctcttaccttggggtgatcagtgtaattagagcagtagtctcttaccttggggtggtcagtgttattatagcagtagtctcttaccttggggtggtcagtgttattagagcagtagtctcttaccttggggtggtcagtgttattatagcagtagtctcttaccttggggtggtcagtgttattagagcagtagtctcttaccttggggtgatcagtgtaattagagcagtagtctcttaccttggggtggtcagtgttattagagcagtagtctcttaccttggggtggtcagtgttattatagagcagtagtctcttaccttggggtgatcagtgtaattagagcagtagtctcttaccttggggtggtcagtgttattatagcagtagtctcttaccttggggtggtcagtgttattagagcagtagtctcttaccttggggtggtcagtgttattatagcagtagtctcttaccttggggtggtcagtgttattagagcagtagtctcttaccttggggtggtcagtgttattagagcagtagtctcttaccttggggtggtcagtgttattagagcagtagtctcttaccttggggtggtcagtgttattagagcagtagtctcttaccttggggtggtcagtggggtgccgtccacccatttccaggtcccctcagtaacagagtcagtcagaccaatccagacATAACGGACTGATTCAATCCCATTGATGAATGCCTGTTGTGGTGGCACAGAAAAAGCATTGTTAATAATACATGATAAATACAgtagttctctctgtctctgtctctcacctgtTCCTCTTCACTGTTAatgatcaccaggtctgctcctctctccagacagtcCTGTCTACTCTCAGTCCAGGATTTCCTCTCAGTAGAGAGATAGTAACATCTGCAGCCAAACCTTCTCCATCCTTCAGGACAGGACCCTAGAAGTTTGACATTTTTACTATCTTTGACACTCGAATGTTACAAAAAAGAatgtatgaaaaattaaaaaagggCATGACATAGAAAAGTAaaaatatttaaataaaatattCTAATAAACTCTTCCAATGAGCTGATTGAGATGTCACCTTGCAGCTTTAGGTAATAATTCAAATGTTCTGGGGATTTCACAGAGCAATTGTTTGTGTGAATTGCCTGTTTGCCTATAgcttttacactgaacaaaaatataaacgcaacatgcaacaatttcaaagattctacTTAGTTACAGTTTATAAGGCAATCAGTCAATATTGCCCCACTCCACATCAATGGCTGCGCAAAGTTGCTggttattggcgggaactggaacacgctgttgcacacgtcgatccagagcatcacaaacatgctcaatgggtgacatgtctggtgagtattcaggccttggaagaactgggacattttcagattccaggaattgtgtacagatccttgctacatgcagatgagcttccctgagacgatttctgacagtttgcgcagaaattatttggttgtgcaaacccacagtttcatcagctgtctgggtggcaggtgaagaagccagatgtggaggtcctgacctggcatggttacacgtggtctgcggtt of the Coregonus clupeaformis isolate EN_2021a unplaced genomic scaffold, ASM2061545v1 scaf0926, whole genome shotgun sequence genome contains:
- the LOC123485987 gene encoding C-type lectin domain family 4 member M-like yields the protein MERSRILWRKRDSGSIALGFLLGLIIGYATVVHLQNSLNTRTTERDQLQNILNTRTTERDQLQNSLNTRTMERDQLQKEIERLNCNIKGSCPEGWRRFGCRCYYLSTERKSWTESRQDCLERGADLVIINSEEEQAFINGIESVRYVWIGLTDSVTEGTWKWVDGTPLTTPRYWGSGEPDGGRVENCGEIYYMSPGQRVWRDYKCSFPQQWICEKEASHR